In the Setaria italica strain Yugu1 chromosome VI, Setaria_italica_v2.0, whole genome shotgun sequence genome, one interval contains:
- the LOC101752492 gene encoding polcalcin Phl p 7: MAETADMERIFKRFDTNGDGKISLSELTEALRTLGSTSADEVQRMMAEIDTDGDGCIDFNEFITFCNANPGLMKDVAKVF; the protein is encoded by the coding sequence ATGGCGGAGACGGCGGACATGGAGCGGATCTTCAAGCGGTTCGACACCAACGGCGACGGCAAGATCTCGCTGTCGGAGCTGACGGAGGCGCTGCGGACGCTGGGGTCCACCTCCGCCGACGAGGTGCAGCGCATGATGGCGGAGATCGACACCGACGGCGACGGCTGCATCGACTTCAACGAGTTCATCACCTTCTGCAACGCCAACCCGGGGCTCATGAAGGACGTCGCAAAGGTCTTCTGA
- the LOC101786640 gene encoding dnaJ homolog subfamily C member 28, with protein MAVLAAAPRRLLAPARSRRAFWSASWSADPAAPSASSPPPDSKKKKSPSGSAHHRLAAVMDAVNERKLPPELRGRGNAVRSETDIVNVVEQRIWHSMEEGHFENLPGKGKPLNIDSNPHADPAEDTLYRILSRNGCAPEWVELNKEIRGMIASWRSALKKAWANQSEDDGFSWNDDCRILQEQIRQINDKVFRYNLIVPFGRQMFGLNWDKEVEKLKSE; from the exons ATGGCGGTGCTGGCCGCCgcaccgcgccgcctcctcgcgcccgcccgcagccgccgcgcctTCTGGTCGGCCTCCTGGAGCGCCGACCCGGCCgctccctccgcctcgtcgccgcccccggacagcaagaagaagaagtcgcCGTCCGGGTCTGCCCACCACCGCCTGGCCGCCGTCATGGACGCCGTAAACGAGCGCAAGCTCCCTCCCGAGCTCCGCGGCCGAGGCAACGCAGTAAG GTCTGAAACTGACATTGTAAATGTCGTTGAACAAAGAATATGGCATTCAATGGAAGAAGGGCACTTTGAAAATCTACCAGGGAAGGGAAAACCCCTGAACATCGATTCCAATCCTCATGCCGATCCTGCTGAAGACACCCTTTACCGGATACTTTCGAGAAATGGTTGTGCACCTGAATGGGTTGAACTGAATAAGGAAATCCGTGGCATGATTGCGAGCTGGAGGTCAGCATTAAAGAAGGCTTGGGCAAACCAGTCTGAAGATGATGGTTTTAGCTGGAATGATGACTGCAGGATTCTCCAGGAACAAATTCGCCAGATAAATGATAAG GTTTTCCGGTACAACCTGATAGTACCTTTTGGGCGGCAGATGTTTGGTCTGAACTGGGACAAGGAGGTGGAAAAACTGAAGTCGGAATAA